The following proteins come from a genomic window of Legionella cherrii:
- a CDS encoding FUSC family protein, protein MLTAEKLKKKLDYARFTQLAIMFMVAMWVYLFTTIPHKWWVLLTLIMVSAGIEPGLIIRRAIHRVGGTFAALLVLIPLIYLMQVNYRLIPIVFIVAIIGLAVTALNTRRYDISVFFITLVVFLLLAQTTDANSPEGPFEMVLNRGICTLIGVFIVLVGDYFLFQAYRYSQKLYLFHQMMVYNFFNDTMQQIVKCRSKKINTFIFVEQLRGQVIKHCAPITISSENLKLEVKISAETKKRVDIFQETIWDLRRLIFALCVSEFVLHSSTTTEKYLQQFKILMKKAKDNFIYTEDILG, encoded by the coding sequence ATGCTCACTGCGGAAAAACTAAAAAAGAAGCTTGATTACGCGCGGTTTACTCAATTGGCAATTATGTTTATGGTTGCCATGTGGGTTTATTTATTTACGACTATTCCTCACAAGTGGTGGGTTTTGCTGACCTTAATTATGGTCAGTGCGGGAATTGAACCCGGGTTAATTATTAGAAGAGCAATCCATCGTGTTGGGGGTACTTTTGCCGCATTGTTAGTTTTAATTCCCTTGATTTATCTCATGCAGGTAAATTACCGATTAATCCCCATTGTATTTATTGTCGCAATCATTGGATTAGCTGTCACGGCATTAAATACAAGACGGTACGATATCAGTGTTTTTTTCATTACTCTTGTCGTTTTTTTGCTTTTAGCACAAACAACGGACGCAAATTCCCCCGAGGGGCCATTTGAAATGGTACTGAATCGAGGGATATGTACTTTGATTGGCGTCTTTATTGTTTTGGTTGGCGATTATTTTTTATTTCAAGCCTATCGTTATTCACAAAAACTTTATTTATTTCACCAAATGATGGTATACAATTTTTTTAACGATACCATGCAGCAAATCGTCAAATGCCGATCTAAAAAAATTAATACCTTTATTTTTGTTGAACAATTGCGTGGCCAAGTCATTAAACATTGTGCGCCTATCACAATTAGTTCTGAAAACTTGAAACTTGAAGTAAAAATCAGCGCCGAAACCAAAAAAAGGGTCGACATTTTTCAAGAAACAATTTGGGATCTACGAAGGCTTATCTTTGCGTTATGCGTTTCAGAGTTTGTTTTACATTCCTCGACAACAACTGAGAAATATTTACAACAGTTTAAGATATTAATGAAGAAAGCAAAGGACAATTTTATATATACTGAAGATATTTTAGGATAG
- a CDS encoding response regulator transcription factor translates to MDFTDGAVFIVDDDPELCQALRWLFESVNIPVYTYSNAKEFLENYDLKQRGCLIIDVRMPVISGLELLEQHLNVSKTQLLVIMITGYGDIPMVVRAMKAGASDFILKPVNHQHLLEVTQKLLKKTYNYRLQSQSDFFERLQRLTKRERQVMDFVIDGKLNKQIAHELDISISTVEVHRANVMRKMKAKTLAELIKINLIHTLHGDNSNTLGERQ, encoded by the coding sequence ATGGATTTCACCGATGGTGCAGTTTTTATCGTAGATGATGATCCTGAGCTTTGCCAAGCCCTTCGTTGGTTATTTGAATCAGTAAATATCCCCGTATACACCTATAGTAATGCGAAGGAGTTTCTTGAAAATTATGATCTGAAGCAAAGAGGGTGCTTGATTATTGATGTGCGTATGCCAGTCATAAGTGGCTTAGAGTTACTAGAGCAACATCTCAATGTATCAAAAACTCAACTTTTAGTCATTATGATCACGGGTTATGGTGACATTCCAATGGTTGTTCGTGCAATGAAAGCCGGAGCATCCGATTTTATTCTTAAACCAGTGAATCATCAGCATTTACTTGAAGTGACGCAAAAATTGCTTAAAAAAACGTATAATTATCGCCTCCAATCTCAATCTGATTTTTTTGAACGTCTTCAACGATTAACCAAACGTGAGCGGCAAGTGATGGATTTTGTGATTGATGGAAAATTAAATAAGCAAATTGCTCATGAGCTTGATATATCCATATCCACTGTAGAAGTTCATCGTGCCAATGTAATGCGGAAAATGAAGGCTAAGACCTTGGCTGAGCTCATTAAAATAAATCTAATTCACACGCTTCATGGTGATAATTCTAATACTCTAGGCGAGAGACAATAA
- the phbB gene encoding acetoacetyl-CoA reductase, translating into MEKKVAVVTGGTGGIGTAICRRLSENYKVVACYFKNGKPDEVLQWQTLQKKAGYNVEILFANLVNFSDCEAITNSIIERFGRIDILVNNAGSTCDVSLKNMEPHHWQQVIDANLTSTFNITRNVLPFMIEKKFGRIVSISSVNGRKGQLGQCNYAATKSALFGFTKSLALEVANKGITVNTISPGYIETSMLATMKKEVISKITKSIPVGRLGKPEEIANAVSFLVREDAGFITGSNLDINGGQYM; encoded by the coding sequence ATGGAAAAAAAAGTAGCCGTTGTTACCGGTGGCACTGGAGGGATAGGCACTGCAATCTGCAGACGCCTTTCTGAGAATTATAAGGTCGTTGCCTGTTACTTTAAGAATGGCAAACCTGATGAAGTATTACAATGGCAAACCCTACAAAAAAAAGCAGGTTATAATGTTGAAATTCTCTTTGCAAATCTAGTCAATTTTTCTGATTGTGAAGCCATTACAAATTCAATTATAGAACGCTTTGGTCGTATTGATATTTTAGTAAATAACGCCGGATCTACCTGCGATGTCAGTCTAAAAAACATGGAACCACATCATTGGCAACAAGTTATTGATGCCAATTTAACCAGCACATTCAATATCACCCGTAATGTACTTCCTTTCATGATTGAAAAAAAATTCGGCCGTATCGTGAGTATTTCATCCGTTAATGGCCGAAAAGGACAATTGGGGCAATGCAATTATGCTGCTACAAAATCCGCTTTATTTGGATTCACCAAGAGTTTAGCCCTGGAAGTTGCAAATAAGGGGATCACCGTGAATACTATTTCTCCCGGTTATATTGAAACATCAATGCTGGCCACTATGAAAAAAGAAGTCATTAGCAAGATTACCAAGAGCATTCCTGTAGGACGCCTTGGAAAACCTGAAGAAATTGCCAACGCCGTATCTTTTTTAGTAAGGGAGGATGCAGGATTTATCACAGGTTCTAACCTGGATATCAATGGGGGCCAATATATGTAG
- the phaZ gene encoding polyhydroxyalkanoate depolymerase, which translates to MLFNPLDNSYLYNIYDFNMRLLQPYSDYFDNMAKRLRRVSDNINLPVKIPYMSNEGQEVLKRILDSSSGYFRRLSGYSYIFHIITNVYDKPQFDINEVKIHDEYYDVQEEIINKKSFCNLIRFKKVNAEHLNLPKLLVVAPMSGHYATLLRDTVKNLLPMYDVYITDWKNARDVPLIEGSFDLDDFIDYIISYFNLLAPNLNVMAVCQPTVPVLAAVALMSTNNSPNLPRTAILLGGPIDTSQSPTSVNELASSRGDDWFQQNVISIVPSRFPGAMRLVYPGFMQLAGFMSMNFQRHVESLQKAVDRYADNQKEAAFKIIKFYLEYFSTMDLTAEFYMQTINTVFQEKLLTTGRYKSRGHNVRLQDIKNTSILAIEGERDDITGVGQTKSVLSLCKNLPDSMKKYFLAEGVGHYGLFNGKKFRNIIIPEIHAFTEEHTDS; encoded by the coding sequence ATGCTTTTTAACCCTCTTGATAATAGTTATCTTTATAATATCTATGATTTCAATATGCGTTTACTTCAGCCTTACTCCGATTATTTTGACAATATGGCGAAACGTCTTCGCAGAGTTTCTGACAATATTAATTTGCCGGTTAAAATTCCATATATGTCCAATGAAGGACAAGAGGTGTTAAAAAGAATATTGGATTCATCTTCAGGTTATTTTCGTAGGCTATCCGGTTACTCCTATATATTTCACATTATTACGAATGTTTACGATAAACCCCAATTTGATATTAATGAAGTGAAAATCCATGATGAATACTACGATGTCCAAGAAGAAATTATAAATAAAAAAAGTTTTTGCAATCTGATTCGTTTTAAAAAAGTAAATGCGGAACACCTGAATTTACCCAAATTACTCGTCGTCGCACCGATGTCCGGACACTATGCTACGTTGCTACGAGATACCGTTAAAAATTTACTTCCAATGTACGATGTCTATATTACTGACTGGAAAAATGCTCGTGATGTGCCCTTAATTGAAGGATCGTTTGATTTGGATGATTTCATCGATTACATCATTTCTTATTTTAATTTACTTGCACCCAATTTAAACGTCATGGCGGTATGTCAGCCGACAGTACCGGTTTTAGCTGCCGTTGCTCTAATGTCCACCAATAATTCACCTAACCTTCCTCGCACAGCAATATTGCTAGGGGGGCCTATTGATACGAGTCAATCACCTACTTCGGTCAATGAATTAGCGTCTTCCAGAGGAGACGATTGGTTTCAGCAAAATGTCATCTCGATTGTGCCCTCCCGTTTTCCAGGTGCAATGCGTCTGGTTTATCCTGGATTTATGCAACTTGCAGGTTTTATGAGTATGAATTTTCAACGTCATGTGGAATCACTGCAAAAAGCAGTCGATCGATATGCAGATAATCAAAAAGAAGCAGCCTTTAAGATAATCAAGTTCTACCTTGAATATTTTTCAACGATGGATTTGACTGCCGAATTTTACATGCAAACAATCAATACAGTTTTTCAAGAAAAACTATTAACAACCGGGCGCTACAAATCGCGCGGACATAATGTGCGCTTACAGGACATAAAGAATACTTCTATTCTGGCAATAGAAGGGGAACGAGATGATATCACGGGCGTAGGACAAACAAAATCGGTGCTCAGTTTGTGCAAAAATCTACCTGATTCGATGAAAAAATATTTCCTGGCTGAAGGAGTAGGTCATTATGGATTATTCAACGGCAAAAAATTCCGCAACATCATTATCCCGGAAATTCATGCCTTTACAGAAGAACATACTGATTCTTAA
- a CDS encoding HdeD family acid-resistance protein encodes MATTNNVVHHHEKETLQHHRGWLFGFGVLLLILGFIGLGMEIALTIVSMYFFAVLLMVSGLSHIADAFKYRKWDGAIWKVCIGILYLIGAGIILYDPLLASTIITALLAWTLIVIGVTRITMSISLRHTTGWGWIFLAGVCSLILGILILLHWPMSGLWVIGLFIAIDMIVSGWTYILIAIALRTSKRLPS; translated from the coding sequence ATGGCTACTACAAATAATGTTGTTCATCATCATGAAAAAGAAACGTTACAACATCATCGCGGATGGCTCTTTGGTTTCGGGGTACTCCTGTTAATCTTGGGTTTTATTGGTTTAGGCATGGAAATCGCGTTAACCATAGTGAGTATGTATTTTTTTGCTGTGCTCCTCATGGTTTCCGGGCTATCACACATTGCTGATGCATTCAAATATAGGAAATGGGATGGTGCCATATGGAAAGTCTGTATTGGCATATTGTACCTCATTGGAGCAGGTATCATCCTGTATGATCCCTTGTTAGCCTCTACAATCATTACTGCGTTATTGGCTTGGACGCTTATCGTTATCGGCGTTACTCGTATTACCATGTCCATTTCATTACGACATACGACAGGCTGGGGTTGGATTTTCCTTGCAGGAGTGTGCTCCTTAATCCTTGGTATCCTAATTTTATTACATTGGCCAATGAGTGGATTATGGGTAATCGGACTGTTTATTGCAATTGATATGATAGTGAGTGGTTGGACTTATATTCTCATTGCAATTGCTCTGCGCACCTCCAAAAGGTTGCCCAGCTAA
- a CDS encoding methyl-accepting chemotaxis protein: MDKIPKEGFILSIRSRLVIGFATLCLPLLVSIMLLLPKINCIMQLSQLINRESLPQILDTQIYQAQDILEHWAMTGDPKDKDSFAHIWREINETRSQWNQIMHSSELDNTELQKKWDKLQNLYEPLYEIQAKIINAPRDPNNPNNVENSRNTTKEIQNAMIDIIDGPYSFEEGKRIGGFFNEISSEIAKSTNRINESLSSLKKSAYGLLAFAIALTLIVPYVTQKSILAAVDFAIDIAKRIAAGERNIPIQLRSTGRLGNLFIALKAMQEAIAANDEALRAKEWETRALYEQLVNSSKKFSEFSSKVAAGDLQERLELDKEDILHDLGRDLNSMTDGLASITKNITEVSTNIVTMVNTVITSAEEQAEGITSQASAINEISASLEEMDKSSKQTMEKAQTLREVAKNTYEQGKLGTQSVEQSILGIRASEEKMKLIAQTILDLNNQTQQIGDITSVVNTLAQQSKMLALNAAIEASKAGESGKGFAAVAKEVRNLAEQSEQSTVQVQKILEDIRRATEKAVIVTEEGTKTLDSGAKLIENAGKIIQTLSQMINDASIASQHIEVAIRQEAVGIEQIVESMNEINRTTSTFSSGIKEMMTFIHHLDEIAKQLKDDVDVYKV; this comes from the coding sequence ATGGACAAGATTCCCAAAGAAGGTTTTATTCTTTCTATCCGTAGCCGATTAGTTATTGGCTTTGCAACGCTTTGTTTGCCTTTATTGGTATCAATTATGCTCTTGCTCCCCAAAATAAATTGCATCATGCAATTGAGCCAATTAATTAATCGCGAAAGTTTACCTCAAATTCTTGATACCCAAATTTATCAGGCCCAAGATATTCTCGAACATTGGGCAATGACTGGAGATCCCAAGGATAAAGACTCTTTTGCGCATATATGGAGAGAAATTAATGAAACTCGAAGTCAATGGAATCAGATTATGCACTCCAGCGAGCTGGATAATACTGAGTTACAGAAAAAATGGGACAAACTTCAAAACTTGTATGAGCCTCTTTATGAAATCCAAGCAAAAATAATAAATGCCCCTAGAGATCCTAATAATCCCAATAATGTAGAAAATAGTAGAAATACTACAAAGGAAATTCAAAATGCAATGATTGATATTATTGATGGTCCCTACTCTTTTGAAGAAGGAAAAAGAATAGGAGGTTTTTTTAATGAAATATCATCAGAAATTGCCAAAAGTACAAATAGAATAAATGAAAGCTTAAGTTCTTTAAAAAAATCGGCTTATGGGTTACTTGCTTTCGCCATTGCCTTAACTCTTATTGTGCCTTATGTGACCCAAAAATCGATATTAGCCGCCGTGGATTTTGCTATTGATATTGCGAAACGAATTGCTGCGGGTGAGCGTAACATTCCAATTCAACTTCGCTCAACAGGTAGACTTGGGAACTTGTTTATAGCGCTCAAGGCCATGCAAGAGGCAATTGCAGCAAATGATGAGGCGCTACGTGCGAAAGAATGGGAAACTCGAGCATTATATGAACAGCTAGTCAATTCATCAAAAAAATTCAGCGAATTCAGCAGCAAAGTTGCAGCAGGAGATCTTCAAGAGCGACTTGAACTTGATAAAGAAGACATATTGCACGATTTAGGCCGTGATTTAAATTCCATGACCGATGGTTTGGCATCCATTACTAAAAATATTACCGAAGTGAGTACGAACATAGTCACTATGGTGAACACGGTGATCACTTCTGCAGAAGAACAAGCAGAAGGTATTACCTCCCAAGCATCCGCTATTAATGAAATCAGTGCTTCACTGGAAGAAATGGATAAAAGCTCAAAACAAACCATGGAAAAAGCTCAAACGCTGCGGGAAGTAGCTAAGAATACTTATGAACAAGGGAAATTAGGTACACAATCCGTAGAACAAAGCATTTTGGGTATTAGAGCTTCAGAAGAAAAAATGAAGCTCATTGCCCAAACCATACTTGATTTAAACAATCAAACCCAACAAATCGGTGACATCACCTCAGTGGTCAATACTTTAGCGCAACAATCAAAGATGTTGGCATTGAATGCTGCAATTGAAGCATCAAAAGCTGGAGAATCTGGAAAAGGCTTTGCAGCAGTAGCGAAAGAAGTAAGAAATCTCGCCGAACAATCTGAACAATCAACCGTACAAGTACAAAAAATTCTTGAGGACATTCGTCGCGCTACTGAAAAAGCGGTTATTGTTACTGAAGAAGGGACTAAAACATTGGATTCAGGAGCAAAATTGATTGAGAATGCAGGTAAAATCATTCAAACACTGAGCCAAATGATTAATGATGCCTCTATAGCAAGTCAACACATTGAGGTAGCTATTCGTCAAGAGGCAGTCGGAATCGAGCAAATCGTTGAAAGCATGAATGAAATTAACCGCACCACCTCCACTTTTTCCAGCGGCATCAAAGAAATGATGACATTTATTCATCATTTGGACGAGATTGCCAAGCAGCTCAAAGATGATGTGGATGTGTATAAAGTTTAA